From Nymphalis io chromosome 12, ilAglIoxx1.1, whole genome shotgun sequence, a single genomic window includes:
- the LOC126772384 gene encoding uncharacterized protein LOC126772384, with protein sequence MEPVNLMELDEKKLKEFLATFDHVFSDCDGVIWTKIPIPGAGKFFELMQRLGKTVHFVSNNSLRTKENYESLFQAAGIKSGFDNLTIPSSAICEYLKSVKFNKTVYCVACPETITMLESHGFECKEGPEVGTYYYEDYIEYVTVDEEIGAVVFDSDFKVNLPKMYKALTYLKRPEVHFVTGATDRYVPLKPGFLALGTGIFSDIVSTESKRQPIQLGKPGKTFGEFAMKRAGVTDASRVLFIGDMIEQDVGLARASGFKTLLVLTNNTKEEMMSHKTLKPDCYADSLGSLVPILYKCLNV encoded by the exons ATGGAGCCAGTGAATCTTATGGAACTAGATGAGAAAAAGTTAAAAGAATTTCTTGCTACTTTTGATCATGTATTCTCAGATTGCGACG GGGTCATATGGACTAAAATTCCAATACCAGGCGCGGGCAAGTTCTTTGAACTGATGCAGCGACTTGGTAAGACGGTGCATTTCGTGTCAAACAATAGCTTacgaacaaaagaaaattatgaaTCGCTATTCCAAGCGGCTGGTATTAAGAGTGGattt gaTAATCTTACAATCCCGTCATCGGCAATCTGCGAATATCTCAAATCAGTTAAATTCAACAAAACAGTGTACTGTGTAGCATGCCCagagaccatcaccatgctggAGTCACATGGTTTTGAATGCAAAGAAGGG CCGGAAGTCGGTACTTATTATTACGAAGACTATATAGAATACGTAACCGTCGATGAAGAGATAGGTGCTGTTGTCTTCGATAGCGACTTTAAGGTGAACCTGCCTAAGATGTACAAAGCTCTTACTTACCTCAAGAGGCCAGAAGTACACTTTGTTACTGGAGCGACTGACAGATACGTACCTTTGAAGCCGGGATTCTTAGCTCTTG GTACGGGGATATTTAGTGATATCGTGAGCACAGAATCGAAACGCCAACCAATACAGCTCGGTAAGCCAGGCAAGACGTTTGGAGAATTTGCTATGAAACGAGCAGGCGTTACTGACGCAAGCCGAGTGCTATTCATTGGTGATAT GATAGAACAAGATGTTGGTTTGGCCAGAGCTTCAGGTTTCAAGACTCTCCTGGTATTGACTAACAACACCAAAGAGGAAATGATGTCTCACAAAACACTTAAGCCAGATTGCTACGCTGATTCCTTGGGAAGCTTAGttcctatattatataagtgtttAAATGTCTAG